A single region of the bacterium genome encodes:
- a CDS encoding formate/nitrite transporter family protein — protein MNNDTPPKGYDPKLSPKELQTQISSLGIKKANTKIWQLFLLGILAGLYISIGGHAFLVALEQGMGKIVAGAVFSVGLVLVVIAGAELFTGNIMMIVGAISTFFPIRKMLKNWTVVYLGNFVGAFLFAFLIFKSGLLGTHLDINKLGQLAIKISDNKLDLSFTECFIRGIFCNMLVILAIIMAYFSKDIISKIFCCILPIMVFVASGFEHCVANMYLIPIGLFVKGVPFYKQYIIFQNLIPVTLGNIAGGLFILIIHPNRIRQLITLFSHKPSSRTNTK, from the coding sequence TTGAATAATGATACACCACCAAAGGGATATGATCCAAAATTAAGTCCTAAAGAACTCCAAACCCAAATATCATCCCTGGGAATTAAAAAGGCAAATACAAAAATCTGGCAGCTATTTCTTCTGGGAATTCTGGCAGGACTATATATCAGCATAGGAGGACATGCATTTCTTGTTGCACTTGAGCAAGGGATGGGGAAAATTGTTGCAGGTGCTGTTTTTAGTGTCGGACTGGTATTAGTTGTTATTGCAGGAGCTGAGCTGTTTACTGGAAACATAATGATGATAGTAGGAGCCATATCAACATTCTTCCCAATTCGAAAAATGTTGAAAAATTGGACAGTTGTTTATTTAGGCAATTTTGTTGGCGCTTTTTTATTTGCATTTCTTATCTTTAAATCAGGTCTTCTTGGTACACACTTAGACATCAACAAGTTGGGACAATTAGCAATAAAAATATCCGATAATAAACTGGATTTATCGTTTACAGAATGTTTTATTAGAGGGATATTCTGTAACATGCTGGTTATTCTTGCCATTATTATGGCATATTTCTCAAAAGATATTATTTCTAAAATATTCTGCTGTATATTGCCAATTATGGTGTTTGTGGCCTCAGGATTCGAGCACTGTGTTGCAAATATGTACCTAATCCCAATAGGCCTTTTTGTAAAAGGCGTCCCTTTTTACAAGCAATACATAATATTCCAAAATCTTATACCTGTAACGCTAGGGAATATAGCAGGCGGATTGTTTATCCTAATTATACATCCAAATAGAATAAGACAGCTTATTACATTGTTTTCTCACAAGCCTTCTTCACGCACTAATACTAAATGA